The Candidatus Diapherotrites archaeon DNA segment GGATGAGCGCCTTGTCGCCGAACACGTCGGTCACGGCGCTGCGTAGCGCCTTGCCGCCGTCGATGACGAACAGGATGCCGTCGCTGGCGTCGACGCCCCGGTCACGCAGGCCGCTGACCAGCCCGGCGACCACCGACTTGTTCTCCGTAGAGCCCTGCACGACCCCGAGCGGCACCTTCGTCCCGTCGGCGGTCACGCCCAGGGCGCCCACCATGGTGTGGCCGGCGAAGTCGAAGCCGTCGACGAAGATGACCAGCCACTTCGCGTCGCCGAGGGGCCGGGAGCGGAACTCCGCCAGCCGACCGGCGGTGGCGGCCACGAACCGCCGGCTGACCGAGGACTTCGACGTCGAGCTCGACTCCTCGGCTACCTCGGCGCCCACCGGCTCGAGCACCCCCTCGTAGCGCCGGGTGGACAGCCCCGCCATCATGGCCGCCACCGTGTGGGCCGTGAGCTGGTCAGCCGAGGCGAAGGTCTCGTAGGAGCCGAGGTGCACCTCGGCGCCCCTGACGCCCCGCACTCGGGGCCGGCGCACGGGCACCCGCCGCCCGCCCAGGGCGACGGTGGCGTCCTCGTGGCCGTGGCGGTAGGCGGCCCGGCCGGCGTTGTGCTTGCCCTTCGGGCCGGCGACCTCGGTGACCTCCGCCTCCATGAGCTCGGCCATGACGTCGAGGCCGATGGCGACCGACGCCGCCAGCAGGCCTTCCTGCATGCGCTGGGCGAAGAGGACGAGCTGGTCGCCGACCTTGCCGGCCAGGCGCTCGGCGAGCTTGCCGGCGACGGACGGGTCGTTCAGGTCGATGAGCCCGACGCCAGGCACGATCGTGAGCCTCGGCGCCTTCCCGGGCCTCTTCGGCGCCTGCCCTTGCTTCTTCGCCGCCGGGGTCGTGGTGTGAGACGCTGACATGTTGGTGGTCCTCCTTCTCAACTCGGTTGGTTGACACCCCGAGCCTGCCTCACGGCAGGGACGAGGTGGAGGACCGCCACTCAAGTTCTACGACGCTCGGGACAACCTCG contains these protein-coding regions:
- a CDS encoding IS256 family transposase, which produces MPGVGLIDLNDPSVAGKLAERLAGKVGDQLVLFAQRMQEGLLAASVAIGLDVMAELMEAEVTEVAGPKGKHNAGRAAYRHGHEDATVALGGRRVPVRRPRVRGVRGAEVHLGSYETFASADQLTAHTVAAMMAGLSTRRYEGVLEPVGAEVAEESSSTSKSSVSRRFVAATAGRLAEFRSRPLGDAKWLVIFVDGFDFAGHTMVGALGVTADGTKVPLGVVQGSTENKSVVAGLVSGLRDRGVDASDGILFVIDGGKALRSAVTDVFGDKALIQRCRLHKERNVADHLPEAERLWVLRKMRQAWKNPDAKEAERDLRDLAAQIERINPDAAGSLREGLTEMFTVTRLGVRGTLLATVMSTNPVESMIEIVRDHARNVKRWQPGDMRLRWAAAGMLEAAKQFRRVKGYAQLPQLAAAIKAATSKSVDSTVPVTPAA